One genomic segment of Vibrio marisflavi CECT 7928 includes these proteins:
- a CDS encoding replication initiation protein: protein MSVNEKTNNVTLTSTDHSHIIRENSSGTETHVKSHDMVFASLALTPKMCDVLSLLFTKMRAEDWFVGYNVEKGKPAQPRYEFTAKEMGEFFCIDDTRHLSSILKVPARRLNETVVGFEKSNGDFDFAPLFSRIKYEKKILTIVPNAELRDSYIAKAKSNGYALINNMQYLALSDTHSKKTLDLLSRFKSGSSLYPISIKKLQYLYGVYGVDGKLLKPTYKSPATFMRRVIAPSLVAISESEASKGRIKILTSDSGTLGYEIIDGQNGEKNVRFLYKWFDCFTEEEIEQANKDVESLLLKNLQLQKEGRSMELEDLYELKTACDIVATDSSESEELVAPILEKVIESIKSKEMEMEEISLRAKQKKEDSSKNRIQTLLQKGMVNF from the coding sequence ATGTCAGTCAACGAAAAAACGAACAATGTTACTCTCACCTCTACCGATCATTCCCATATTATCAGAGAAAATTCTTCAGGTACTGAAACCCATGTAAAGTCACATGATATGGTTTTTGCGAGTTTGGCTCTTACTCCTAAAATGTGCGATGTTCTGTCTCTACTCTTTACAAAGATGCGAGCCGAAGACTGGTTTGTTGGATACAATGTAGAGAAAGGCAAACCTGCGCAACCTCGATATGAATTTACCGCGAAAGAAATGGGCGAATTTTTTTGCATAGATGATACTCGACACCTTTCCTCTATTTTAAAAGTTCCCGCGAGGCGACTGAACGAAACGGTGGTAGGTTTCGAAAAATCAAATGGTGACTTTGATTTTGCACCTCTGTTTTCTCGAATTAAGTATGAGAAAAAAATCTTAACGATAGTTCCCAATGCTGAGCTACGCGATTCCTATATTGCTAAAGCCAAGAGTAATGGCTATGCCCTAATTAATAACATGCAATACTTGGCGCTGTCAGATACGCACTCTAAGAAAACTTTAGACTTACTGTCTCGCTTTAAGTCAGGCAGCAGCTTGTACCCTATTTCAATTAAGAAGCTTCAATATCTTTATGGTGTCTATGGGGTCGATGGCAAGCTATTGAAGCCCACATATAAATCCCCCGCGACTTTCATGCGTCGTGTCATTGCGCCATCGTTAGTTGCAATCTCAGAAAGTGAGGCCTCTAAGGGGAGGATTAAAATATTAACGAGTGACAGTGGCACACTTGGCTATGAAATTATTGACGGTCAGAATGGAGAAAAGAACGTCCGCTTTCTCTACAAGTGGTTTGATTGCTTTACTGAGGAAGAAATAGAGCAAGCGAACAAGGATGTAGAGTCCCTACTATTGAAGAACTTACAGCTTCAGAAAGAAGGGCGATCTATGGAGCTAGAAGACTTGTATGAGTTAAAAACAGCGTGCGATATTGTTGCGACCGATTCTTCCGAATCTGAAGAGCTTGTCGCCCCTATCCTTGAGAAAGTAATTGAGTCGATTAAATCTAAAGAAATGGAGATGGAAGAGATCAGCCTCAGGGCTAAACAGAAAAAGGAAGACTCCTCCAAAAATCGTATACAAACATTACTACAAAAAGGGATGGTAAACTTTTAA
- the traD gene encoding conjugative transfer system coupling protein TraD (Members of this protein family are the putative conjugative coupling factor, TraD, as the term is used for the SXT and TOL plasmid systems.) yields the protein MASSASVKERDIYRASYLKRLIFDIYCLGQRHTLIAGATGSGKTRFFDLVLKQLILRGECCIFLDPKGDIDIRKIAKETCEMMGEPERYIMWHPAYPRDSIRLNPLSNFSRTSEIAARVTALIPEDGDSFYRDIANTVIQYLVDAMMMVGEHLTLTKIRYYDEHFGLLIEKACIAWFESDKLNWKDALLGRVLTTKDEEARALLCIEYYRNKVAAKHGNPTIESMASMYMEKRRTLEQSTANLLANLSKVTNGELADMLSPSNSNSDDERPSYDMDLVIRTNKVLVVGTDSLSDKLVSSAIGKMILADAAAVASSLYNYGDEEDKVINLFVDEASEMLCEPLIQMINKARGARFRLWIATQTISDFTAELGSEAKADQIIASTNNFISFRCADMPTQERVVAQVPQTKVKYVMRTQGFNASNDNLDGIGANIGERLMEEEADMFPKERMGQLPDLEYVASFACGKLVKGRIPILGEPK from the coding sequence TTGGCAAGCAGCGCGTCAGTAAAGGAAAGGGATATATACAGGGCGTCTTATCTCAAGAGATTGATATTCGATATCTATTGTCTTGGGCAGAGGCACACGCTCATTGCAGGTGCTACCGGTTCAGGGAAAACCCGCTTCTTTGATTTGGTGCTTAAGCAGCTTATTTTGCGGGGAGAGTGTTGCATCTTTCTCGATCCTAAAGGCGATATAGACATACGTAAAATCGCGAAAGAAACGTGTGAAATGATGGGCGAACCTGAGCGCTATATTATGTGGCACCCAGCCTACCCAAGAGACTCGATACGCCTCAACCCTCTTAGCAACTTTTCTAGGACTTCTGAAATTGCCGCAAGAGTCACCGCACTTATCCCTGAAGATGGGGACTCATTTTATAGAGACATTGCCAATACTGTTATCCAATATTTGGTGGACGCGATGATGATGGTTGGTGAACATCTCACGTTAACCAAGATACGGTATTACGATGAGCATTTTGGGTTACTTATTGAGAAAGCCTGTATTGCTTGGTTTGAGTCAGACAAACTGAATTGGAAAGATGCTTTGCTAGGCCGGGTACTGACCACAAAAGATGAAGAGGCGAGAGCGCTGCTTTGTATTGAGTACTACCGGAATAAGGTCGCGGCAAAACATGGCAACCCAACGATTGAGTCAATGGCGTCGATGTATATGGAGAAGCGACGAACGCTTGAGCAATCGACAGCGAACTTACTGGCTAACTTATCGAAAGTGACCAACGGGGAGCTAGCGGATATGTTATCCCCATCAAACTCGAACTCAGATGATGAGAGACCGAGCTACGATATGGATTTAGTGATAAGAACCAACAAGGTGTTGGTTGTTGGAACGGATTCTTTATCAGATAAGCTGGTATCCAGTGCGATTGGAAAAATGATACTCGCCGATGCAGCTGCGGTAGCGTCAAGTCTCTACAACTATGGGGATGAAGAAGACAAGGTCATTAATTTATTTGTCGATGAAGCCAGTGAAATGTTGTGTGAGCCTCTTATCCAAATGATCAATAAAGCAAGAGGGGCGCGTTTCCGTTTATGGATAGCTACCCAAACTATCTCAGACTTTACCGCCGAGCTGGGCAGTGAAGCCAAAGCAGACCAAATTATCGCTTCGACCAATAACTTTATTTCCTTTCGCTGTGCAGACATGCCAACGCAAGAGCGGGTCGTTGCACAAGTTCCTCAAACTAAGGTGAAATATGTCATGCGAACACAGGGCTTCAATGCGTCCAATGACAACTTAGATGGAATTGGCGCCAATATTGGTGAGCGCTTAATGGAAGAAGAAGCGGATATGTTCCCCAAAGAACGAATGGGTCAATTACCTGATTTAGAGTATGTGGCGTCGTTCGCCTGTGGGAAGCTTGTAAAAGGAAGAATACCAATACTTGGGGAGCCTAAGTAA
- a CDS encoding helix-turn-helix domain-containing protein, with translation MNDFKSNETLLKRLRIERFSSTTRFASVAGANRRTVSAHENGTRKIDAKYAKLYAEALELDDWRQLITGETKNLEVFISTHPTEVDLIMVIAGAIAAVSPSFSDDKRRSLLRQLASQSDTISRLKNGDLSAGELRREVISLARKKG, from the coding sequence ATGAACGATTTTAAGTCGAATGAAACGCTATTAAAGCGCCTGCGTATCGAAAGGTTTTCAAGTACCACTCGCTTCGCTTCCGTTGCGGGCGCGAACCGGCGCACTGTCTCAGCGCATGAAAATGGCACTAGAAAAATCGATGCAAAATACGCGAAGTTGTACGCGGAGGCGCTGGAATTAGACGACTGGAGACAGCTCATTACAGGTGAAACCAAAAACTTGGAGGTATTTATTAGTACCCATCCTACTGAGGTGGACTTAATCATGGTGATCGCGGGCGCGATTGCAGCAGTATCTCCTAGCTTTAGCGACGATAAAAGAAGAAGTTTGCTAAGACAGCTGGCGAGTCAAAGTGACACCATTTCTAGGCTAAAAAACGGTGATCTGTCTGCAGGGGAGCTCAGAAGGGAAGTTATTAGCTTAGCTAGAAAAAAGGGTTAA
- a CDS encoding helix-turn-helix domain-containing protein, whose product MGELTSGQRVRILRGLYGASRADFSSKLNMPSSTLRNWECRTDLELPYKACNLLYRQLSAELNLSFEWLRVGLGAEPEVIIDDSQDDFDTLARVILESEEYVNTHGYNEHIIRYAPNDDWVPFVFLGDVIIGKKQSASIDADEGFSIYIDHDGLEYFGYCRDGVIYTSKDETTELDNNVIKQRYIVVNIRRVL is encoded by the coding sequence ATGGGTGAATTAACATCAGGGCAGAGAGTACGTATCCTACGTGGTCTGTACGGCGCAAGTCGAGCTGATTTTTCTAGTAAACTGAATATGCCAAGCTCTACACTTAGAAACTGGGAATGCCGAACAGACCTCGAACTCCCATACAAAGCTTGTAACTTGCTATACCGTCAACTAAGTGCTGAGCTTAACCTTTCTTTTGAATGGTTGAGAGTTGGCCTTGGGGCCGAACCGGAAGTGATCATCGATGACAGCCAAGACGATTTTGATACTTTGGCGCGCGTCATTTTAGAGTCAGAAGAGTATGTCAATACTCATGGTTACAACGAACATATTATTAGATATGCCCCAAATGATGATTGGGTACCATTTGTTTTCTTAGGTGATGTAATCATCGGTAAAAAACAATCGGCATCCATTGATGCCGATGAAGGGTTTTCTATATACATAGATCACGATGGGCTCGAGTACTTTGGTTATTGCCGAGATGGGGTGATCTACACGTCAAAGGATGAAACAACAGAATTAGATAATAACGTTATAAAACAAAGGTATATCGTAGTTAATATCAGAAGGGTCTTGTGA
- a CDS encoding SDR family NAD(P)-dependent oxidoreductase, which translates to MKNVLISGANRGIGLATAHTFKSAGFNVIATARKDSDIENLEKSGFTSFKLDVSNTTDIDALYTELKNNEILPDILINNAGIAHLSLLSRMSENQLQSTLDVNLKGAMLLTKKFIRNMSKNKFGRVINVSSILSSLPQKGFAAYAASKAGLEAFSRVTALEYADKGVTVNCVAAGFVNTDMIQNLSNASELKAQIPIKSIAEANDIAESIFFLASQHNITGEVLQSNGGLMMKP; encoded by the coding sequence ATGAAGAATGTTCTTATCTCTGGGGCAAATCGTGGGATTGGGCTCGCGACAGCACACACATTTAAATCAGCAGGATTCAATGTTATTGCCACTGCTAGAAAAGACAGTGATATAGAGAATCTTGAGAAGAGCGGGTTTACTTCTTTTAAGTTAGATGTCTCTAATACCACTGATATCGATGCTCTGTATACCGAATTAAAAAACAACGAGATATTGCCAGACATACTCATCAACAATGCAGGAATCGCGCATCTGTCACTTCTCTCAAGAATGAGCGAGAATCAACTTCAAAGTACATTAGATGTGAATTTAAAGGGAGCGATGCTCTTAACAAAGAAATTCATTAGAAACATGTCAAAAAATAAGTTCGGTAGGGTGATTAACGTTTCCAGTATCTTAAGCTCATTACCGCAAAAAGGGTTCGCCGCTTATGCCGCTTCCAAAGCGGGCTTGGAAGCCTTTAGTCGAGTCACTGCGTTAGAGTATGCAGATAAGGGAGTCACCGTCAACTGTGTCGCAGCTGGATTTGTGAATACCGATATGATTCAGAACCTAAGTAATGCGAGTGAACTAAAAGCGCAAATACCGATCAAGAGTATTGCTGAAGCGAATGATATTGCCGAAAGCATTTTCTTCTTAGCCTCTCAACACAATATTACTGGTGAAGTTCTTCAGTCCAATGGCGGGCTAATGATGAAACCATAG
- a CDS encoding acyl-CoA thioesterase: MKINEFVKTFDVRFTDLNAGNHLSNHMFLAYITDHLSCYLSTKGWNLGNVHGYSTLLTEANIKFKREVFEFDQVSIRLDDTVIKSRKLTLHFVATVEDKVVANSTHTYNFMKDNKISIINEDVSNVFAI, encoded by the coding sequence ATGAAAATAAACGAATTTGTAAAAACTTTTGATGTTCGATTTACGGATCTCAACGCTGGAAATCATCTATCAAATCACATGTTTCTGGCCTATATCACTGATCACTTATCATGTTACCTGTCGACTAAAGGTTGGAATCTGGGGAACGTGCATGGCTATAGTACGCTATTGACTGAAGCAAACATTAAGTTTAAAAGAGAAGTATTTGAGTTCGACCAAGTGTCTATTCGATTGGACGATACAGTAATCAAAAGCCGAAAGCTGACATTACACTTTGTCGCAACAGTAGAAGATAAAGTAGTGGCGAATTCTACACATACCTACAACTTCATGAAAGATAATAAAATCTCCATAATAAATGAGGACGTCTCTAATGTATTTGCCATTTAG
- a CDS encoding DJ-1/PfpI family protein, producing the protein MYKVGIVLFDDFTDVDFFLMYDLLGRTSDSWTVSVLGTKSEHHSHLGMTVKTDGHVSEVANQDVVLITSGKRGIPAAINDHEFMSALNLDPNKQLIGSICAGSFILHKLGLLKGKPLTTNPFAKSILEGMGGDVQDLPLVIEGNIATAGGCLSLMYLIGWVVERLFDSHKRQSIQSELMPAGQLDLFEEIISTTIQSAELASTRG; encoded by the coding sequence ATGTATAAAGTCGGCATTGTTTTGTTTGATGATTTTACAGATGTAGATTTCTTTCTTATGTATGATTTACTTGGTCGAACATCTGATAGTTGGACTGTTAGTGTGCTTGGAACTAAATCTGAACATCATTCCCATCTTGGTATGACAGTTAAAACGGACGGGCATGTATCAGAAGTTGCTAATCAAGATGTAGTTCTGATCACCAGTGGCAAACGTGGCATCCCTGCAGCGATAAATGATCATGAGTTTATGTCCGCATTGAATCTTGATCCGAATAAACAGCTAATTGGCTCAATTTGTGCGGGCTCATTCATACTTCATAAGCTCGGATTACTCAAAGGTAAACCCTTAACTACAAACCCTTTTGCTAAGTCTATTTTGGAAGGTATGGGAGGCGATGTACAAGATCTCCCACTCGTGATAGAAGGTAATATAGCTACTGCTGGAGGGTGTCTCTCACTCATGTATCTAATTGGCTGGGTAGTAGAAAGATTGTTTGACTCACACAAACGGCAAAGCATACAAAGTGAGTTAATGCCAGCTGGGCAGTTAGACCTATTTGAAGAGATTATTTCTACAACGATTCAATCTGCTGAGCTAGCAAGTACAAGAGGTTAA
- a CDS encoding GNAT family N-acetyltransferase: MKLKLDGYYLRSLDVEDKEAFYRWSLDREVTLYSLSSYAYPQSKSDIEKWLLSINSNAKNVSFGICSNENDKLLGYAGISGISTLNRSGEYFILIGEKSYWGKGVGTSVTKVVTDYAIRTLGLHRVQLTASSLNYGAIKAYENAGYQHEGVMRQSGFRNGEFVDKVLMSVLSTEWSDK, from the coding sequence ATGAAATTGAAACTAGATGGTTACTATCTTCGCTCACTGGACGTGGAAGATAAGGAAGCATTTTACCGGTGGTCTCTAGACCGTGAAGTTACACTTTATAGTCTTTCTTCATACGCGTATCCTCAATCAAAATCAGATATCGAAAAATGGCTTTTATCTATAAACTCAAACGCTAAAAATGTTTCTTTTGGCATATGTAGTAATGAGAATGATAAGCTACTTGGATATGCTGGTATATCTGGGATTAGTACTCTAAATCGTAGCGGTGAATACTTCATTCTTATTGGAGAAAAAAGTTATTGGGGGAAGGGTGTTGGCACATCAGTAACGAAAGTCGTTACTGATTACGCTATACGGACTCTTGGCTTACACAGAGTTCAGCTTACAGCAAGCTCCCTTAATTACGGTGCAATTAAGGCTTATGAAAATGCAGGTTATCAACATGAAGGTGTGATGCGACAATCAGGTTTTCGTAATGGCGAATTTGTCGACAAAGTACTCATGTCAGTCCTGTCTACAGAGTGGTCAGACAAATAA
- a CDS encoding GNAT family N-acetyltransferase — protein MVNIREMEIADYDEVITLWRQTEGMRIRDADSRESIASYLKRNPKLSFVAETNHGIVGAVLVGSDGRRGYLQHLSVSTHFRGKKLGRELVNQAIQSLAKIGIPKTHLFVYNDNVSAQQFYERLGWFPRDEVRMYSFNSSNNSNV, from the coding sequence ATGGTGAATATTCGTGAAATGGAAATCGCAGACTATGACGAAGTGATCACTCTTTGGAGGCAAACTGAGGGAATGCGAATTCGGGATGCTGATTCTAGAGAAAGTATTGCAAGCTATTTAAAGCGTAACCCTAAGCTAAGTTTCGTTGCTGAAACCAATCACGGAATCGTTGGTGCTGTACTGGTTGGTAGTGATGGGCGTCGAGGCTATTTACAACACTTGTCTGTATCAACGCATTTTCGAGGCAAAAAACTAGGTCGCGAGTTAGTCAACCAAGCAATACAGTCTCTAGCTAAAATTGGAATCCCAAAAACTCATTTATTTGTGTATAACGATAATGTAAGTGCCCAGCAGTTTTATGAAAGGCTAGGTTGGTTTCCTAGAGATGAAGTTCGGATGTACTCATTCAACAGCTCGAACAATAGCAACGTTTAG
- a CDS encoding GNAT family N-acetyltransferase — MEIRTGKLEDVADITDIFNFYIEHTNARFEAFPFTLENRQKWFSQFSSSTKYQLYVATENGVLLGFACSQQYRAISAFNDTVEVTVYLTQEAKGKGLGSKLYSQLFSSIQAYGVHRVLSGVALPNDTSVALHKRFGFREVGIFNEYAKKHGQYISSVWLEKVFNAEPAL; from the coding sequence ATGGAAATTCGAACAGGTAAATTAGAAGATGTTGCTGATATCACTGACATCTTTAATTTTTACATTGAACACACCAATGCACGCTTTGAGGCATTTCCATTTACTCTGGAAAATCGTCAGAAATGGTTTTCTCAGTTCTCTAGCTCTACCAAATATCAACTATATGTGGCTACAGAAAACGGCGTGTTACTAGGTTTTGCATGTTCCCAACAATACAGAGCAATTTCAGCTTTTAACGACACTGTAGAAGTGACCGTTTATCTAACACAAGAAGCTAAGGGGAAAGGTTTAGGCTCTAAACTATATTCTCAGTTGTTCTCATCCATTCAAGCTTATGGTGTCCATCGCGTATTGTCGGGTGTTGCATTACCAAACGACACCTCAGTTGCATTACATAAACGGTTTGGTTTCAGAGAAGTCGGTATTTTCAATGAGTATGCGAAGAAACACGGACAGTACATCAGCTCGGTGTGGTTAGAAAAGGTGTTTAACGCAGAGCCCGCTTTATAA
- a CDS encoding GNAT family N-acetyltransferase, whose amino-acid sequence MEIIVDDLSSGKVIKLLEEHLSDMYINSPPESVHALDVDSLKSPEITFFSCWVGDELQGCLAIKQVTSEHIELKSMRTLNTARKSGVASHLLTHVMSIASHNGYRRVSLETGTQEFFKPARNLYEKFGFSYCAPFADYKEDAHSCFMTRELG is encoded by the coding sequence ATGGAAATTATTGTTGATGATCTATCCAGTGGTAAAGTCATCAAACTGCTCGAAGAGCACCTATCTGATATGTACATTAATTCACCCCCTGAAAGTGTTCATGCGCTTGATGTGGATAGCCTTAAGTCTCCTGAAATTACATTTTTTAGTTGTTGGGTTGGTGATGAGTTACAAGGTTGTTTAGCTATTAAGCAAGTTACATCGGAACATATAGAACTAAAATCTATGAGAACTTTGAATACCGCTAGGAAGTCTGGTGTCGCTAGTCATTTACTTACGCATGTTATGAGTATTGCGAGCCACAATGGATACCGGAGAGTAAGTTTAGAGACGGGGACGCAGGAGTTTTTCAAACCCGCTAGAAATCTATACGAAAAGTTTGGGTTTAGTTATTGTGCTCCTTTTGCAGATTATAAAGAAGATGCCCATAGTTGCTTTATGACAAGAGAGCTGGGTTAA
- a CDS encoding LysR substrate-binding domain-containing protein, whose product MDNRLRYLSALRFFESASRHKSYSKAAEELCVTQAAISQKLRQLEDRLGCKLFIRRGREMHLTDKGQILQSHVNDGFKNIITGLNRIQNEPLEGVLNVSAPRSFSTRWLMPRLWKFTMEFPYVPIRVQTVKEIDIRHTETDVLIWQGDENAEDLGLEQETLFEENIYPYCSPQLAESMTFDSPEQLLNCWLIDFHSASFSWEQWFVHANVSAKREGIQWMEVSTFDMAINAVVAGHGACLATESISADFVERGLLVKPFNIGLSPGIRYSVISDPSSSRALRVKAFKSWLLKELSFPS is encoded by the coding sequence ATGGATAATCGACTGCGTTATCTTTCGGCACTTCGTTTTTTCGAATCTGCTTCTCGACATAAAAGCTATAGTAAAGCTGCTGAAGAATTGTGTGTCACACAAGCAGCCATAAGCCAAAAGCTACGGCAGCTTGAAGACCGCTTAGGATGTAAATTATTCATCCGTCGCGGACGTGAAATGCATCTGACAGATAAGGGACAAATACTCCAAAGTCATGTTAATGACGGTTTTAAAAACATCATCACTGGACTAAATCGAATTCAAAATGAACCACTCGAAGGAGTACTGAACGTCAGTGCTCCCCGTTCATTCTCCACGCGTTGGTTAATGCCTAGATTGTGGAAGTTCACGATGGAGTTCCCATATGTTCCGATTCGCGTACAAACGGTTAAGGAAATCGATATTCGACACACTGAAACTGATGTCTTGATTTGGCAGGGAGATGAAAATGCAGAGGACCTAGGTTTAGAACAAGAGACATTATTTGAAGAAAACATTTATCCTTATTGTTCTCCACAACTAGCAGAATCTATGACGTTCGATAGTCCAGAACAACTCCTCAATTGTTGGTTGATTGACTTTCACTCCGCATCTTTCAGTTGGGAACAATGGTTTGTTCATGCAAACGTAAGTGCGAAAAGAGAAGGTATTCAATGGATGGAAGTGAGTACGTTTGATATGGCAATCAACGCTGTAGTTGCTGGACATGGGGCCTGTCTAGCAACTGAAAGTATTTCAGCAGACTTTGTTGAACGAGGTTTATTGGTCAAGCCATTCAATATAGGGCTAAGCCCCGGAATTCGCTACTCTGTAATTAGTGATCCTTCTTCTTCACGAGCCCTAAGAGTTAAGGCGTTTAAATCTTGGTTGCTAAAAGAATTAAGCTTCCCATCGTGA
- a CDS encoding helix-turn-helix domain-containing protein: MKAKRVAILSFPHVAMFEIACAVELFGLPRPEFESWYQCEVVSFEHAPLETTAGLQLQAKAVKQLDDYDMLVVPSWPASQSNLPPLLAEQVLRCYQHGKRIVSFCSGSFLLAELGILEGRNATTHWRYAQQFQQRFPNLNYLDDVLYVYDGQIGCSAGSASAIDLGLEIIRQDYGYTVANQVARRLVMSAHRHGGQSQFVETPVLAVPNQFAQSIDWALSHLNEDIDINSLAARANMSRRTFDRKFRSSFNLSPKAWLTQQRLEKAKVLLENEGYSIEKVAELSGFDNSTTMRHHFRKLLSISPNQYRQQFAANSSLSRF, translated from the coding sequence ATGAAGGCAAAGCGTGTCGCAATCTTGAGTTTCCCGCATGTAGCCATGTTTGAAATAGCATGTGCAGTAGAACTATTCGGCTTGCCCCGTCCAGAGTTTGAATCATGGTACCAATGTGAGGTGGTGAGTTTTGAACACGCTCCGCTTGAGACCACCGCTGGCTTGCAGTTACAAGCGAAAGCCGTAAAACAACTAGACGACTACGATATGTTAGTTGTGCCCAGCTGGCCTGCCAGTCAGTCTAACCTGCCCCCCTTGTTGGCTGAACAAGTGTTGCGGTGCTATCAGCATGGCAAACGGATCGTATCTTTTTGCTCGGGTTCATTTTTACTTGCAGAATTGGGGATTTTAGAAGGGCGGAATGCCACCACCCACTGGCGCTATGCTCAGCAGTTTCAACAACGCTTTCCTAACCTTAACTATCTGGATGACGTGCTCTACGTGTATGACGGCCAGATCGGTTGTTCTGCTGGAAGTGCCTCTGCCATTGATTTGGGCTTAGAAATCATTCGCCAAGATTATGGGTATACGGTTGCCAACCAAGTGGCCCGGCGTTTAGTTATGTCGGCTCATCGCCACGGTGGACAATCACAGTTTGTAGAAACACCAGTACTGGCGGTGCCTAACCAATTTGCCCAGTCGATAGACTGGGCTCTGAGTCACCTAAACGAAGATATCGACATCAACAGCTTGGCTGCCCGCGCCAATATGTCTAGACGTACCTTTGATCGCAAGTTTCGCTCCAGCTTTAATCTCAGCCCCAAGGCGTGGCTCACTCAGCAAAGACTGGAAAAGGCCAAAGTCCTGTTAGAAAACGAAGGCTACAGTATTGAAAAAGTCGCTGAACTCAGTGGGTTTGATAATTCAACCACCATGCGCCACCACTTTCGTAAGCTGCTGAGCATTTCACCTAATCAATATCGCCAGCAATTTGCCGCCAACTCCAGTCTTAGCAGATTTTGA
- a CDS encoding rhodanese-like domain-containing protein, translating into MSSVVSRIAVAPSQEALAHFEALQRFETDCWDVHHAITNNRKDFVLLDVRGKDAFERGHIEGAINLMHTRINEQSLADYPSDTLFVVYCAGPHCNATEKAAIRLAKLARPVKKMIGGVTGWIDEGFSLVEDTSDAV; encoded by the coding sequence ATGTCATCAGTTGTATCAAGAATTGCCGTAGCCCCGAGCCAAGAAGCACTGGCCCACTTTGAAGCCTTGCAGCGTTTTGAAACCGACTGCTGGGATGTACACCATGCCATCACCAACAATCGAAAGGACTTTGTTCTACTTGATGTGCGCGGTAAAGATGCGTTTGAACGAGGGCATATAGAAGGCGCTATTAACTTGATGCATACCCGCATCAACGAGCAAAGTTTGGCGGACTATCCCAGCGACACCCTGTTCGTGGTTTACTGTGCAGGGCCTCACTGTAATGCAACAGAAAAAGCGGCGATTCGCTTAGCTAAATTAGCGCGTCCCGTTAAGAAGATGATTGGCGGAGTGACCGGCTGGATCGATGAGGGCTTTAGCTTAGTTGAAGATACTAGCGATGCTGTTTAA